The proteins below come from a single SAR324 cluster bacterium genomic window:
- a CDS encoding chemotaxis protein CheW, whose product MDFQPHHVLGNFSLLDEEDENFDYQLLHHNGEQWLTFRLGKETYGLEILQVRELISYPESITRVPRLPLFLLGMINLRGMVLPIMDLRKRFEMAEYETGPFTVIIIVQIKSKVIGVVVDSVVDVVNLQQENLLETPEESTELDSKFVKGLANLRGEMVILLDLEQLLAPDELEQLSMLR is encoded by the coding sequence CAGTCTTCTAGATGAAGAAGATGAAAACTTTGATTATCAACTACTCCATCACAATGGAGAACAGTGGCTTACTTTCCGGTTGGGAAAGGAGACCTATGGACTCGAAATTCTTCAGGTACGTGAACTCATCAGTTATCCGGAGAGCATCACTAGGGTACCTAGATTGCCATTGTTCCTATTGGGGATGATTAACTTACGAGGGATGGTTCTCCCGATTATGGATCTACGAAAACGTTTTGAAATGGCTGAATATGAGACTGGCCCCTTCACAGTCATCATCATTGTTCAAATCAAGAGCAAAGTGATTGGTGTAGTAGTTGATTCTGTTGTGGATGTTGTGAATTTGCAGCAAGAAAATCTTTTAGAAACTCCCGAAGAATCAACTGAATTAGACTCTAAGTTCGTCAAGGGACTCGCCAATCTTCGAGGAGAAATGGTCATTCTCCTTGATTTGGAACAATTACTAGCACCCGATGAATTAGAGCAACTCAGTATGCTCCGTTGA